The following coding sequences are from one Streptomyces sp. NBC_00536 window:
- a CDS encoding MIP/aquaporin family protein — protein MSSSDIFIGETIGTALLTLLGGGVCAAVTLKSSKARNAGWLAITFGWGFAVLIAAYVSAPLSGAHLNPAVTVGLAVKTGEWNDVPVYFAGQLLGAMLGAVLMWATYYGQFRVHLSDPEHIRDAKLGPEDPHPHDQAGPVLGVFSTGPEIRNVVQNLTTEIIGTAVLVLAILTQGLQADGKGLGVIGVLITSFVVVGIGLSLGGPTGYAINPVRDLGPRIVHALLPLPNKGGSDWGYSWIPVVGPLAGAALAGGLYNLAFA, from the coding sequence GTGTCCAGCTCCGACATCTTCATTGGCGAGACCATCGGTACCGCCCTGCTCACCTTGCTCGGCGGTGGCGTCTGCGCCGCCGTGACCCTCAAGAGCTCCAAGGCCCGGAACGCGGGCTGGCTGGCGATCACGTTCGGCTGGGGATTCGCCGTCCTGATCGCCGCCTACGTGTCCGCGCCGCTCTCGGGTGCCCACCTGAACCCGGCGGTCACCGTCGGCCTCGCCGTCAAGACCGGCGAGTGGAACGACGTACCGGTGTACTTCGCCGGCCAGCTGCTCGGTGCGATGCTCGGCGCCGTCCTGATGTGGGCGACGTACTACGGCCAGTTCCGCGTGCACCTGTCCGACCCGGAGCACATCCGCGACGCCAAGCTCGGCCCCGAGGACCCGCACCCGCACGACCAGGCCGGTCCGGTGCTCGGTGTCTTCTCCACGGGTCCCGAGATCCGTAATGTCGTCCAGAACCTCACCACCGAGATCATCGGCACGGCCGTCCTGGTCCTGGCCATCCTGACCCAGGGCCTCCAGGCCGACGGCAAGGGCCTCGGCGTCATCGGCGTCCTGATCACCTCGTTCGTCGTCGTCGGCATCGGCCTCTCGCTGGGCGGGCCGACCGGCTACGCCATCAACCCGGTGCGCGACCTCGGTCCGCGCATCGTGCACGCCCTGCTTCCGCTGCCCAACAAGGGCGGCTCGGACTGGGGATACTCCTGGATCCCGGTGGTCGGACCGCTCGCCGGTGCCGCACTCGCCGGCGGTCTGTACAACCTCGCGTTCGCCTGA
- the glpK gene encoding glycerol kinase GlpK, with protein sequence MTSSTGPFIAAIDQGTTSSRCIVFDRDGRIVAVDQKEHEQIFPKPGWVEHDAAEIWTNVQEVVAGAIAKAEITSADVKAVGITNQRETTLLWDRHTGEPVHNALVWQDTRTDSLCKELGRNVGQDRFRRETGLPLASYFAGPKVRWLLDNVEGLRERAEAGDILFGTMDSWVIWNLTGGAQGGVHVTDVTNASRTMLMNLHTLAWDEKIAESMGVPLNVLPEIKSSAEVYGHVKDGVLAGVPVASALGDQQAALFGQTCFAEGEAKSTYGTGTFMLMNTGDKIINSYSGLLTTVGYQIGDQKPVYALEGSIAVTGSLVQWMRDQMGMIKTAAEIETLASSVEDNGGAYFVPAFSGLFAPYWRSDARGVIAGLTRYVTKAHIARAVLEATAWQTREITDAMTKDSGVELAALKVDGGMTSNNLLMQTLSDFVDAPVVRPMVAETTCLGAAYAAGLAVGFWPDTDALRANWRRAAEWTPRMPAEQRDREYKNWLKAVERSMGWIDDEDAS encoded by the coding sequence ATGACCAGCAGCACCGGCCCCTTCATCGCCGCGATCGACCAGGGCACCACCTCTTCCCGCTGCATCGTCTTCGACCGCGACGGGCGCATCGTCGCCGTCGACCAGAAGGAGCACGAGCAGATCTTCCCGAAGCCGGGCTGGGTCGAGCACGACGCCGCCGAGATCTGGACCAACGTCCAGGAGGTCGTCGCCGGGGCCATCGCCAAGGCGGAGATCACCTCCGCCGACGTCAAGGCCGTCGGCATCACCAACCAGCGCGAGACCACCCTGCTGTGGGACCGCCACACCGGCGAGCCGGTCCACAACGCGCTGGTGTGGCAGGACACCCGCACCGACTCCCTGTGCAAGGAGCTCGGCCGCAACGTCGGCCAGGATCGCTTCCGCCGCGAGACCGGCCTGCCGCTGGCGAGCTACTTCGCCGGTCCCAAGGTCCGCTGGCTGCTCGACAACGTCGAGGGCCTGCGCGAGCGCGCCGAGGCCGGGGACATCCTCTTCGGCACCATGGACTCCTGGGTCATCTGGAACCTCACCGGCGGCGCCCAGGGCGGCGTGCACGTCACCGACGTCACCAACGCCTCGCGCACCATGCTGATGAACCTGCACACCCTGGCGTGGGACGAGAAGATCGCGGAGTCGATGGGCGTTCCGCTCAACGTCCTCCCCGAGATCAAGTCCTCCGCCGAGGTCTACGGCCACGTCAAGGACGGCGTCCTCGCCGGTGTCCCGGTCGCCTCGGCGCTCGGTGACCAGCAGGCCGCGCTGTTCGGCCAGACCTGTTTCGCCGAGGGCGAGGCGAAGTCGACGTACGGCACCGGCACCTTCATGCTGATGAACACCGGCGACAAGATCATCAACTCCTACAGCGGCCTGCTGACCACGGTCGGCTACCAGATCGGCGACCAGAAGCCGGTCTACGCGCTGGAGGGCTCCATCGCCGTCACCGGCTCGCTCGTCCAGTGGATGCGCGACCAGATGGGCATGATCAAGACCGCGGCCGAGATCGAAACCCTCGCGTCTTCGGTCGAGGACAACGGCGGCGCGTACTTCGTGCCCGCCTTCTCCGGCCTCTTCGCCCCGTACTGGCGCTCCGACGCCCGCGGTGTGATCGCCGGCCTCACCCGGTACGTCACCAAGGCGCACATCGCCCGTGCCGTCCTGGAGGCCACCGCCTGGCAGACCCGTGAGATCACCGACGCCATGACCAAGGACTCCGGCGTCGAGCTGGCGGCCCTCAAGGTCGACGGCGGCATGACCTCCAACAACCTGCTGATGCAGACCCTCTCCGACTTCGTGGACGCCCCCGTGGTGCGCCCGATGGTCGCCGAGACCACCTGCCTCGGCGCCGCCTACGCCGCCGGCCTGGCCGTCGGCTTCTGGCCCGACACCGACGCCCTGCGCGCCAACTGGCGCCGCGCGGCGGAGTGGACCCCGCGCATGCCCGCCGAACAGCGGGACCGCGAGTACAAGAACTGGCTCAAGGCCGTCGAGCGGTCCATGGGCTGGATCGACGACGAAGACGCCAGCTGA
- a CDS encoding glycerol-3-phosphate dehydrogenase/oxidase, producing the protein MSSLQSVPSLGSHPTAGSNASRAETREQLAKATYDLLVIGGGILGTSVAWHAAQSGLRVAMVDAGDFAGATSSASSKLVHGGLRYLQTGAVKLVAENHHERRVLAKDVAPHLVNPLTFYLPVYKGGPVGAAKLGAGVFAYSALSAFGDGMGKVISPARAAADNPGLKTDNLKAVAVYYDHQMNDSRVAVMTVRAAVESGAVVLNHAEVTGLRMTQGRVSGAELKDRLDGTEFGVDARVVLNATGPWVDHLRRMEDKHSMPSIRLSKGAHIVMKRKSPWKAAMATPIDKYRITFALPWEDQLLLGTTDEVYEGDPADVRATESDIDQILDEAAFSVKDADLDRSLMTYAFAGLRVLPGGPGGVEKAKRETVVSEGRAGMLSVAGGKWTTYRHIGRVVMDKLAKLPGSPLTDDMEPVKSLVRRIALPGVANPNAVAHRLLIDRDPGSRMDPLTARHLASHYGSLAFDIARLANEDPALAERIHEDGPEIWAQVAYARDHEWAETVDDVLRRRTTVTVRGLDTDAVRGRVEEMLSRKA; encoded by the coding sequence ATGAGCAGCCTGCAGAGCGTTCCCTCACTGGGATCGCACCCGACCGCCGGTTCGAACGCGAGCCGAGCCGAGACCCGCGAGCAGCTGGCCAAGGCCACGTACGACCTGCTCGTCATCGGCGGTGGAATCCTGGGCACCTCGGTGGCCTGGCACGCCGCGCAGTCGGGTCTGCGGGTCGCCATGGTGGACGCCGGCGACTTCGCCGGCGCCACCTCCTCCGCCTCCTCCAAGCTCGTCCACGGCGGCCTGCGCTACCTGCAGACCGGCGCGGTCAAGCTGGTCGCCGAGAACCACCACGAGCGCCGGGTGCTGGCCAAGGACGTGGCCCCGCACCTGGTCAACCCGCTCACCTTCTACCTCCCCGTGTACAAGGGCGGTCCGGTCGGCGCCGCGAAGCTCGGCGCGGGCGTCTTCGCCTACTCGGCGCTGTCCGCCTTCGGCGACGGCATGGGCAAGGTCATATCCCCGGCCCGCGCCGCCGCCGACAACCCGGGTCTGAAGACCGACAACCTGAAGGCCGTCGCGGTCTACTACGACCACCAGATGAACGACTCGCGGGTCGCCGTCATGACGGTCCGCGCGGCCGTCGAGTCGGGTGCGGTCGTCCTGAACCACGCCGAGGTCACCGGCCTGCGCATGACGCAGGGCCGGGTCTCCGGTGCCGAGCTCAAGGACCGTCTCGACGGCACCGAGTTCGGGGTCGACGCGCGCGTCGTGCTCAACGCCACCGGCCCGTGGGTGGACCACCTGCGGCGCATGGAAGACAAGCACTCGATGCCGTCGATCCGCCTCTCCAAGGGCGCGCACATCGTGATGAAGCGCAAGTCGCCGTGGAAGGCCGCCATGGCCACCCCGATCGACAAGTACCGCATCACCTTCGCCCTCCCCTGGGAGGACCAGCTGCTGCTCGGCACGACCGACGAGGTCTACGAGGGCGACCCGGCGGACGTCCGCGCCACCGAGTCCGACATCGACCAGATCCTCGACGAGGCGGCCTTCTCCGTGAAGGACGCCGACCTCGACCGCTCCCTGATGACGTACGCCTTCGCGGGCCTGCGGGTGCTGCCCGGCGGCCCCGGCGGGGTCGAGAAGGCCAAGCGCGAGACGGTGGTCTCCGAGGGCCGCGCGGGCATGCTGTCGGTGGCCGGCGGCAAGTGGACGACGTACCGGCACATCGGCCGCGTGGTCATGGACAAGCTGGCGAAGCTCCCCGGCAGCCCGCTCACCGACGACATGGAGCCGGTGAAGTCCCTGGTCCGCCGGATCGCGCTGCCCGGTGTCGCCAACCCGAACGCGGTCGCGCACCGGCTGCTGATCGACCGTGACCCGGGCTCGCGGATGGACCCGCTGACCGCCCGCCACCTCGCCTCGCACTACGGCTCGCTGGCCTTCGACATCGCCCGCCTCGCCAATGAGGACCCGGCGCTGGCCGAGCGGATCCACGAGGACGGCCCGGAGATCTGGGCGCAGGTCGCCTACGCCCGTGACCACGAGTGGGCGGAGACGGTCGACGACGTCCTGCGCCGCCGTACGACGGTCACCGTGCGCGGTCTCGACACCGACGCGGTACGCGGCCGGGTCGAGGAGATGCTGAGCCGCAAGGCATAG